ACACAACCGTTCTAACTCCCGGTCCATCTACTAGCCCCATACTTTCAATTGAGTGTATTCTGCCTTTTAGCATTTAAATCCCCTCCTTCAGAATTTATTAACTATATTAAAACCACTGTTAATTTAAGGTGGTAATCGTATAAACGAGTACCACCTTAAGCTTTAGAGTTGAGCCCTGCCAGAAGCAGCCTACAATAGTCTGTTGCTCAGCTCAAAGCAAGTGCCTATTTAAGTCTCAGAATTAAGCCCTGCCATAGGCATGGAGAGCCTATTTGATTACATTTTTTCGTGGAATGTTCTGCTTATAACTTCTTTTTGTTGTGATTTTGTTAATCTGTTGAAGTTAACTGCATATCCTGAAACTCTTATTGTTAATGTTGGATACTTCTCTGGGTGTTCCATAGCATCCATTAATGTTTCTCTGTTTAATACATTTACATTTAAGTGGTGAGCATCTTGACCAAAGTATCCGTCCATTATTGATGCAAGGTTGTTTATTCTTGATTCATGATCTTTTCCTAGTGCATCTGGAAGTATTGAGAATGTATTGGATACCCCGTCTTCGCAGCTTGAATATGGAACCTTAGCAACTGAGTTAAGTGATGCAAGTGCACCTTCTAAGTCTCTTCCATGCATTGGGTTAGCTCCAGGTGCAAATGGCTCTCCAGCCTTTCTTCCGTCTGGTGTTGAACCTGTCTTCTTACCATAAACAACGTTTGAAGTTATAGTTAGTATAGATAATGTATGCTTTGCACCTCTGTAAGTTGGAGTCTTCTTAAGTTCGTTTGAGAAGAAGTTAACTAACTCTATTGCTATGCTGTCAACTCTATCATCATCGTTTCCGTATTTAGGGAAATCTCCTTCTACTTCAAAGTCTACAGTTATTCCATTTTCTCTTATAGGCTTAACCTTAGCATACTTAATAGCACTTAATGAGTCTGTAGCAACAGATAAACCAGCTACTCCAAAGGCCATAAGTCTTCCAACATTAGTATCATGTAAAGCTAATTGCGCTGCTTCATAAGCATACTTGTCGTGCATGTAGTGGATTATATTCATTGTATTTACATAAAGCTCACTTAAGTATTCCATAACTTTTACATAGTTAGCTTTAACTTTTTCATAATCAAGAACTTCATCCATTATTGGGTCAATTCCAGGAACAACTTTTATTCCTTGCTTTTCATCAACACCACCGTTGATAGCAAGTAGTAATCCCTTAGCTAGGTTACATCTTGCTCCGAAGAACTGCATTTGCTTTCCAACCTGCATTGCAGATACACAGCAAGCTATAGCATAGTCGTCTCCGTAAGTTGGTCTCATAACGTCATCATTTTCATATTGAATTGAGTCAGTTAATATTGACATTTCAGCGCAGAACTTCTTGAAGTTTTCTGGTAATTGCTGTGACCAAAGAACTGTCATATTTGGTTCTGGAGCTGTTCCAAGATTAATTAATGTGTGCAGGTATCTATAAGAGCTCTTAGTAACAAGAGGTCTTCCGTCTACACCAACACCACCTATTGATTCAGTTACCCAAGTTGGGTCTCCAGCAAATAAATCATTGTACTCTGGAGTTCTTAAATGTCTTACAAGTCTTAGCTTGATTATGAATTGATCAATTATTTCTTGAGCTTGCTCTTCAGTTATTAAACCTGCTTCTAAATCTCTCTCAATGAATATATCTAAGAATGTGCTTGTTCTTCCTAATGACATTGCAGCACCATTGTTTTCTTTAACAGCTGCAAGATAACCAAAGTATAACCATTGAGCTGCTTCAACAGCGTTAGTAGCTGGCTGTGATATATCAAAGCCATAAGAAGCTGCCATATTCTTTATTTTAGCAAGAGCTCTTATTTGCTCGTTTAATTCTTCTCTAAGTCTAATAGTTTCTTCAACCATTATTCCTTTAGTATTCTTAAGATCTTTCTTCTTTTCAGCTATTAATCTGTCTACACCGTAAAGCACTATCCTTCTGTAGTCACCTATTATTCTTCCTCTACCATAAGCATCTGGAAGTCCAGTTAATACTCCAGTTTTTCTAGCTGCTCTTATTTCTTCTGTATAAGCATCGAAAACACCTTGGTTATGAGTCTTTCTGTAGTTACTGAATATATCATCCATTCTTTCGCTTATCTTATAGCCATAGGATTCAAGAGCACTTTCAGCCATTCTGATTCCGCCCCATGGATTTGTTATTCTCTTTAAAGGAGCATCTGTTTGAAGTCCAACAACAACTTCATTTTCTCTATCTATATAGCCAGGTCCGAATGCATCTACACCTGATACAGTTTCAGTGTCAGCATCTAGAATACCTTTTTTGATTTCTTCCAATATTAATTCACTGCATTTTTCCCATACCTTCTTAGTCTTATCAGTTGGACCTGCTAAGAAGCTCTTGTCACCTTCATATAATTTATAGTTC
The genomic region above belongs to Clostridium swellfunianum and contains:
- the pflB gene encoding formate C-acetyltransferase; translated protein: MFKQWEGFIQGEWMDNIDVRDFIQKNYKLYEGDKSFLAGPTDKTKKVWEKCSELILEEIKKGILDADTETVSGVDAFGPGYIDRENEVVVGLQTDAPLKRITNPWGGIRMAESALESYGYKISERMDDIFSNYRKTHNQGVFDAYTEEIRAARKTGVLTGLPDAYGRGRIIGDYRRIVLYGVDRLIAEKKKDLKNTKGIMVEETIRLREELNEQIRALAKIKNMAASYGFDISQPATNAVEAAQWLYFGYLAAVKENNGAAMSLGRTSTFLDIFIERDLEAGLITEEQAQEIIDQFIIKLRLVRHLRTPEYNDLFAGDPTWVTESIGGVGVDGRPLVTKSSYRYLHTLINLGTAPEPNMTVLWSQQLPENFKKFCAEMSILTDSIQYENDDVMRPTYGDDYAIACCVSAMQVGKQMQFFGARCNLAKGLLLAINGGVDEKQGIKVVPGIDPIMDEVLDYEKVKANYVKVMEYLSELYVNTMNIIHYMHDKYAYEAAQLALHDTNVGRLMAFGVAGLSVATDSLSAIKYAKVKPIRENGITVDFEVEGDFPKYGNDDDRVDSIAIELVNFFSNELKKTPTYRGAKHTLSILTITSNVVYGKKTGSTPDGRKAGEPFAPGANPMHGRDLEGALASLNSVAKVPYSSCEDGVSNTFSILPDALGKDHESRINNLASIMDGYFGQDAHHLNVNVLNRETLMDAMEHPEKYPTLTIRVSGYAVNFNRLTKSQQKEVISRTFHEKM